A window of the bacterium genome harbors these coding sequences:
- a CDS encoding VCBS repeat-containing protein has protein sequence MRIRNVFFLFFCFLYCFFLSAYSQAAQKTELPSVDFSEIKPDCLPYKFVVTRSLSFNNESITERFFPINCTENGTDKLLMISCGYEKSFSPNYISIGGLYPQAVKFQKNYYGSTALSVSDKNFDVNNDGIKEIFLSELRPDAVYLHIIDSEGRTLHSILCAEKPYGIKGKWESVVYARAFMDINGDGTSDIIITIETDYGFKPRGIYAFDLKNNKFLWKYNTGFVPTSLLINDINGDSKREIIIGSNAPANGGGVKINGTDDSHSYLTVLDSAGKCLKSQVIGGEFTSTTVYARDLDGDGSKELMVSFTGHGIPAEADFIAVWNPVTGNFGPKISIAKTQAGNLGFTDIDRDGKDDVIIGWDDGRIELRNHNLDIIKFRKFIQFSPGRIVVADFNNDGEKEIFVSGAFRGRSVILMLSQKIELLAYVDKNLVILENCIVNQGFGKDKLLLAEGPPGVFLYNIEKQFALVHKISWGWLISGLFIGIFLAGFSYTFFAVKQSKKTARREIESV, from the coding sequence ATGAGAATTCGTAATGTTTTTTTTCTGTTTTTCTGTTTTTTATATTGTTTTTTTCTTTCTGCATATTCTCAAGCCGCTCAAAAAACCGAACTGCCATCTGTTGATTTTTCTGAAATCAAGCCTGACTGCCTTCCGTATAAGTTTGTTGTAACAAGATCATTGTCTTTCAATAATGAGTCAATTACTGAAAGGTTTTTCCCAATAAATTGTACCGAAAATGGAACTGATAAACTGCTTATGATATCCTGCGGATATGAAAAATCTTTTTCACCTAATTATATAAGTATTGGAGGCCTTTACCCTCAGGCGGTAAAATTCCAGAAGAATTATTACGGCAGTACAGCTCTTTCTGTTTCTGATAAAAATTTTGATGTAAATAATGACGGAATTAAAGAGATATTTTTGTCCGAACTCAGGCCTGATGCGGTTTATCTGCATATTATCGATTCAGAAGGCCGGACCCTCCATTCTATTTTATGTGCTGAGAAACCCTATGGAATAAAAGGGAAATGGGAATCAGTTGTATATGCAAGAGCTTTTATGGATATTAACGGAGACGGAACGTCAGATATTATAATTACTATTGAAACTGATTACGGATTTAAACCCAGGGGAATCTATGCATTTGATTTAAAAAATAATAAATTTCTGTGGAAGTATAATACAGGATTTGTACCTACTTCATTACTGATAAATGATATTAATGGAGACAGTAAGAGAGAAATCATCATAGGTTCAAACGCGCCTGCAAACGGAGGAGGAGTTAAGATAAACGGAACAGATGATTCACATTCATACCTTACTGTTCTTGATTCCGCAGGTAAATGCCTTAAGTCCCAGGTTATCGGCGGAGAGTTTACAAGTACAACTGTTTATGCACGCGATCTGGACGGAGACGGAAGCAAAGAATTAATGGTTTCTTTTACAGGCCACGGCATTCCTGCAGAAGCTGATTTTATTGCTGTATGGAACCCTGTAACAGGAAATTTCGGCCCGAAAATTTCTATAGCGAAAACTCAGGCTGGAAATCTTGGATTCACAGATATTGACAGAGACGGTAAGGATGATGTAATTATAGGCTGGGATGACGGAAGAATAGAATTAAGAAACCATAATCTTGATATTATTAAATTCAGAAAATTTATACAATTTTCCCCGGGCAGAATAGTAGTTGCTGATTTTAATAATGACGGAGAAAAAGAGATTTTTGTTTCAGGAGCATTCAGGGGCCGTTCAGTTATTCTAATGTTAAGTCAAAAAATAGAACTGTTGGCATATGTTGACAAAAATCTTGTGATTTTGGAAAATTGTATAGTTAATCAGGGCTTTGGAAAAGATAAATTACTCCTTGCAGAAGGGCCTCCGGGTGTTTTTCTCTATAATATTGAAAAGCAATTTGCTCTAGTTCATAAAATTTCATGGGGATGGCTGATATCGGGCCTTTTTATCGGGATTTTTCTCGCAGGTTTTTCTTATACATTTTTTGCAGTTAAGCAGTCAAAAAAAACAGCACGCAGAGAAATAGAATCAGT